GTTGCAGGAGTTATGGAGACAGCCCAATACTATGCAAACCTCAATAAGACTTCCCCTGAAAAGTTAAAGAAGAACCTTTACTTTGCTATTTGGTCTGGTGAGGAGCTCGGCGATCTGGGATCAAGCAATTTTGCGAAATCTCTAAAAAAGAATCACACGATGGAAGCTTACTTTAACATGGATATGATCGGTCGCCTCAGGGATCGTCTGTTTGTGCAAGGTCTAGGTTCAGGGGATAAATGGGCGGGGATTGCGGAAAAAATTTCTGTGAAAGTAAATACTCCGCTGGTTGTTCAAGAGGACCCTTATCTGCCAACAGACTCAATGGCCTTGTACCTGGTGAACATTCCAACCGTGAATCTATTCACGGGTTCGCATGTGGATTATCACACCCCAAGAGACACTGCTGAATTGATCAATTATGAAGGTATTGTGAAAACCTTAGAAGTTCTGCAGGGTTTTATCGACACACTTCAAGTTGCGCCTGCGAACTTCGTGAAATATCAAAAGGTCGGAAGCTCTCAAAACAAACTCGAAGGCCGCACCTTCCGCGTCTACTTGGGGACAATCCCAGACTACTCCCAAGAAGGAGTGAAGGGTGTTAAGATCTCAGGTGTTTCAAAGGACAGCCCTTCTGAAAAAGCAGGTCTTAAAGAAAACGATATCATCACGGAATTCGATAACACCAAGATCGAAAACCTTTATGATTACGTTTATACACTGCAAAGTGTGAAACCAAACAAAGAGACCACAATCAAGGTCCTAAGAAACGGATCTCCGATCGAACTTAAGATCACTCCGAAGCTTAAAGAGTAGGACAAGGTTCGCCTCATTAGACCACTCCCCTTCTGAATATTTGAAGCGGGGAGTGCTCGATGGATAAGAAGAGTGCTTGGAAGTGGTCTATTAAAAAGAAAAAGCCAGGAGGTGATCCTGGCTTTTTTAGTTTTAGAGCATGAAGAGATTCGACAGTCTTTAAATTAAAGAGCTGGGAATTTCAGTTTAGGGCATTTCGTTTTCAAGAAAGCCATTAGACCTTTGTCAGAATATCTGAAGGCAACGTCACCGTCAGCGCTATACTTAAAGAGATCACCGTTTTTAACCTTACAAGTAAGTCCCGCTTCATCTGTGAAAGTTGAAGAACCCGCAGCGCTTTGAGTTGGGGCTCTACCAAGAGTAAAGCCGGCATCAAGCATAAGGCCTTTAAACTTAGAAATATCTACGCCACCTTTGTTTGTGTTGATAACTTCATGGGCTACTTTAACTGTTGCTTTGTCGATGCCTGTAATTTGTGCATCTTCATAATCAAAGAAGAACTTGCTGCCGCTGACGTCCGTCACTTCCAAACGACGAGTTTCATCGTTCCAATTAAATGAAGGCTGTGTTGCCGGACGTGGGAAGAAGAAGAATTCACGTGCGCCAGTAAATTCACTTTCAGGACCCTTGCCGAATGAATTGAAGACCATGAAGTTACCATCGCTGGCAAAAAGATAATCGCGATAGATCAATCCGCCTTCTTTGAAGTTATGAACTGAAACAAAACAGTTCGCGTTATTGCTGGAAGCGATCTGTTGTACCTGGATGCTGCCGCGTCTTTCAACTCTATCGGGACATTGTTGCTGTTCGGCGAAAGAAGACATCGGGACTGACACTGAAAGGGACAATAATAAAAAGGACCAAATAAGTTTCATAAGTACCTCGTGAGCACTAGCAGAAATCAATTAGAAACATAAGTACAGCGGGGGAGCAGGGCGGCACGAAAAATAACCAAATCTGGACTCGATAGTCCCTAACCTTTCGTGATTGTATATGAGTCTCAATCTGTAGTGAGGGACTCAAAGCATGTCCTCTTTTGCCGAAGAATTCAAAAAATATCAAAAACAAGAACGACTGCTGACCGGCGGAATCGTATTGGTTTCCGTTTTAGCGCCGGTCTCATTCACGTGGCTCTTGGATCATAAGGTCAGCTGGGCCATTTCAGGTTTGGCAGCATTAGCCTGTCTTGCTACAGCCTCATGGCTTCATTATGTTCGCACTCAGGTCGCACAAAAGCTTCTTGGCAAATATGAAAAGTTGGATGTTGGAGCGGTGTTGGCTAAAAAGATCTCGCCAATCATGCCACATCGCTTTGTGATCACCAATCGTGGCTACAATCACTATTATCTAAAATGCCTGAAAACGGGTGAGCAAGTTCTTGTGTCTAAGGACAGAGTTCGCGAAGATTTCGATATTGCAAATTGATTTTCACTGAACCTCGCGGGAGCCTTGATCAACAGGAGGTTCCCGATGAAACATATCACGTCAGTGATCGCACTTCTTTTGGTGTTGGTTTCATCTGCGGTTTTTGCGGAAGCCAATCGGGATCTCTCTCAGCAAACAGAACATAATAATTCAGGCTATCAATCGGACTACTACTGCGGAACTGAAACTCAATTGGGCATCAGTTTTAATTACTGCATCCGCAATGTGGATCGGACCAAAAATAAAGACATAGTCTACTTTTTTCACGGACTGATGGGTGACGAACAGAGCTGGTTCACGCAAAAGTTTGGCACAGGTATGGTCGAAAGAAAGTGGCATTTTCGAGGCTACGATCCTACGGTAATAACGATCTCCTTTGGTGAAGTTTGGCTCTTAGTTAATAATCATCGGTTTCCACTTTTACCCTATTTTAAAGACATCATTGTTCCTTTATTAGAGAAGAAAGTCGGTGGGCTAGGTAAGGGGAGGAGAATGTTGATTGGTCAATCCATGGGGGGATTGAACGCGCTTGAAGCCGCTCTTCAGCTTCCTAACCTCTTTTCTAAAGTGGCCCTGTTATGTCCTGCCATCACAACTGTTGGCCCCTTTGCCTCTCAAGACGAAATCGATGCTTATATTCAAAGAACTGGTGCCAACCCTAAAAATGTGAAGTTGATGCTCAGTATTTCAAAAAAGGTTTTCATAAACCAAAATGACTGGGACAAGCACGATCCTTTGAAGCTGGTATCAAGATATCATGGTCGCAAGCCAGAGTTTTATAACTCTATAGGCATGCAGGATGACTTTGGATTCCAAGAAGGTGCTGAAAAGTTTAGTAAGCTTGCTGCAAAATATGGTTTTAAATCCCAATGGGTCCCACTGCAAGGGGGTCATTGTAACTTCGATCGCAGAACGACCGCGAATTTCATCATGGAGGGCTATAAAAATGACTGATATCGAGCCACTGAAACCCTATAATCCTGAACTCAAGCCAAAAGGTTCTGATGTCGATCAAGATGCCTATCGTGAGGAAATCCGAGTCCTCATTGAAAAGGTCATTCGCTTCCTGGTAGATGAAGCTGACAGTGTCACAGTGACAACTTATGTTGGCCCGAAGACAACGGTTTATCGCGTGAATTGCGCTAAAGACAACCTGGGTCAGGTGATCGGCGCACAAGGAAAGACAATCATGGGGCTTCGCGCGGTTGTGCATGCAATGACAGCGCGTAATGGAATTCGCTCGATTGTCGAGATCCCAGTTTAATAAATTTATAAAAAAGGCATCTAAATGCTGCGGCCGGATCATGTTGAATTCTCATGACTGGCCCATTTCTTTGGTGTCTGCTAACAGACATGAGCGATAAGTTTAAGATCCTGGCGATTTCAGGCAGCACCAGAAAAAGCTCCTCCAATTTGAATCTCATCAAAGCAATTGCTGAGCTCAGTTCTGAGTTATTTGCGGTCAACCTTTTCGACGGACTGACAGATCTTCCTCATTTCAATCCGGATTTAGACGGCGAAAATGCTCCGGAGCAAATCATCAAATTTCGTCAACTCCTTAAAGATGCCGATGGTGTCTTAATCTGCACTCCTGAATATGCGATTGGTGTTCCTGGAACTTTGAAAAATGCCATCGATTGGACGGTTTCATCCATGGAGTTTTCGCAGAAACCTGTGGCTCTTATAACGGCATCAACTTCTGGAGAAAAAGCGCATGCTTCGCTGCTGGGAACCCTTTTGATTATTGAGTCGAAAATGACCGAAGAAAGTCAGCTGGTTATTTCGGGGATTAAGTCGAAGGTGAGCGATAGCGGTCAGATCACTGACCAAGAAACTCTGGCGCAAGTTCAGAGGCTCATTGATGCTCTAGGAAAAATGGTGCGGGGAGAAGCAGTTAAGATGCTTCCTCCTCCATCATTGAAATGCTAATGGCTTAGGTTCACAGGTTCCAGCATAAATTGTTTTTGAACACTGGATGTTCTAAATTCCTCAGTTGTGGGTAGCATTCATATTGATTGCGCTGCGAACTGAGAGACCCTCTAAATATCTGATTATTGAATTTCAAGTTGATACAACTTTAGTCATGGTCTCGCATAATGCGATCTTTTTTAAATAAAATTTAATCGAATCTGCAATACTCATTAAGTCCATAGAAGGAGAGCTTATGAAGAGTTCTATATCAGCAATGCTGATCTCCGCCATTATAGGTGGGACTTTAAGCACGGTCGCTTATGCTCAAGATAAAACAGATTCTCAACTTCCAGATGTGATAATCACGGATGAGCAAGCCCGCAATATCGCCGCTATCGATGGACACGAATTGCCAAACACTTCGACCTTTTCCTCAGGTGCTTCCAAGAATTGGAAAGTCCAAGTTCTCAATGAAATCTATATGAATGAGGGGGAGTATCGAGATCGATCTTCCAATTCAAAAGTAACATCCTACACGGAACCAAAATTTTCCTACAAGGTGACTCCGAATTCATATTTGGAAGTCGCTGTTCCTTTTGATGTGAACTCAATTCCTGACAAAACTGAACGTGCCGACAATGTTCAGCAAGAAGTTAAAAATGGCAAAGCCTTCAACGGAACGAGACTTTCTAATTTGTGGTTTGGAGCAACTCATACCGGAGGAAAAATATTTGCCTCGGATGATATCGTTACTTGGCTTCGTTATTATCTCCCAACTTCGGAAGTTGCCCAGGAATTAAAACAAGATGGCATGCTTCGCCTTGATGTCCAGGTTCCTTGGACGGTAGGGAAGTGGAATTTTCTCTACCTTTTAAATCCACGTCTTTATTTGAGTCATGATGAAACAACGAATCGCCAAGCTAGATTGAGTTTTAGACAATATGGACTGGTGACTTATGGATTTACGAATGCTTTTTCCATGTATACGTCTTATGGACATAAGCTGAATTCAAACTCAGATAACTTTCTGTACAACCAACAAGTGATTCATGCGTTTGAATCCGGTGCCTCTTATGTTTTCAATCCCAATGTTAATGTCACTTTTTACGTAACAGACGAGTTTGTTGAAGGATCTGAAACTATCCAATTATTTACGCCGAATAAAAACAATATGACTTTAGCGACGGTCTTGAGTTTTTAAGATCATCAAGCGCTATCGATCAAATTAATGAAAATCTACACGCGGAAAGCGGGATATAAAATCTTCTGATAAGTTATATTATGTAACAGATAGTGTGGGGTTCTTTTAGAGTGGGCTCAATTATATAGGCTTTAAAGCATATATGAACCCATTGAGATCGTCTTGAGGGTTTAAACTCCGCCAACCAAAGTCTTTCGAAGCATCTGAATCACACTTTTACATGTGAAATGAACTCCGTCGTTCCAATAGCTTGGAGATCCATTATCTTCAGGAATTCCGTTAAAGTAATTCTTAACTTCGATCCCTGGACCTTGAAGTTTCTGAATGTTTTGAATCCATTTGATATGAGCCTCGTAAATACCTGGATATTCCGTTTCAAGTCGCTTCATAAACACCGGATGATATGGCGGAATCACAATTAAAACCGCGATATTTCGTGCCTGAAGATCCTTAATGGTAGCTTCGAAGCGTTTTAAGGCCTCAGTATTTTGTGGTGGCTTGATCGAACCATTCACATAGGCCTGATAAAGCAGGTCGATTTCATTCTTTAAGGATTCCGGGGTTTCTTTGCCTTTAAAATCAGGCTGATCGCAGGCCGAATAATCCACCTGACTGCCCTCACCTTGACCTAGACTTGAGGCGGGTGAGTGTTTGAGGGCGGCAAAAGAAGCCTCTGTGGTATTGTGATCAATCAACTTCTGAATCTCTTGAAGTTTTACCGCAAAACCTTCGTTGGCTATCATATCGGCTGCATATTTTCTTAAGACTTGGGTGTTCTTAATTTTAGCGTCCGCATTTGAAGTGATAAGTTCAAAATAATCCGCGTACCAAATAACCTTTTTAAGCTTGGTTTTTTCCAGTGCCAAATTTAGGAAGGCTTTTTTAGTGATAACTTCAGCGCCGGAGGCTGATAAATTCAAGGTTTTTAGACCGCTTACGGATTGAATCCATAGAGGCGAAGTTGTTTCACCACGAGATGATCCTAAAAGAACTTGTTCCGCATCGGGATTCTTTACGATCATTTGCGCCACCTGATAATAGCGATTTACCGAGGATTTATTAACGTCGATTTCTTTGCAGTAATAACAAAGAGGGTCCACAGAGTAATTAAATCCAGCAATCAATCCCACAAACACGATGATGGCTGAAGCTCCCAAAAGGAGTGTTTTTTTTGAATTCATAATCAACACCTCCTAAAATTGGAAATACAAAAACGGCGATTCTTCGCCCATATAAGTTAAGCAAATCACAAACAGGAAAGCCAAAATAAGTGCATTTCGGAAGCTGGGTTTAAACTTAAATTCCCAAGTATTCTTCGCCAGGAAACCAGCTAAAATAGCGACTCCCAAAGCTACAAAGAATCTATCCTTATGTTTCAGAGCGATATGATACAAAGTCCAAGTGCGATCTGAATTCAGCATGAAAGCTTTTTGCAGCCAAATCGATGCAATATGAAAATTAGGCGATCTGAAGAAAACCCAGCCAATGTTGATTAAAACAAAAGTCCAAATCCAGCTCAGGTATTTGCCACGAACAACACTCCAGCCGCGATCCTTAAAAAAGCGTTCGATCGCCAGCGCAAATCCATGGAAAAGACCCCAAACAACGTAAGTCCAATTCGCTCCATGCCATAAGCCCCCGACCGCCATTGTGATCAAAAGGTTCTTATAAGTGTTAAGCTTCCCCGTCTTGTTTCCGCCCAAAGAAATATACAGATAATCTCTCAGCCAAGCGGACAAACTGATGTGCCAACGTTGCCAGAACTCTGTGATAGAGAGAGATTTATATGGGGAATTAAAGTTTTGTGGGAATTGAATATTCATCATCAAACCCAGGCCCACAGCCATATCTGAATATCCGCTAAAATCGAAATACAATTGGAAGGTGTATCCCAGCATAGCCAAAAGAGCTTCCAGGTTTGAAGCTGCCGGCATATTGTGAATCAATGGATCCACGGCTGCCGCAATAAGATCCGCAATCATCATTTTCTTGGCCAGGCCGAAGATAAAGAAATAACAACCGCGCCAGAAGTTATCAGGTTGAAACACATAAGTTGATTCTGATTCCAACTGCGGAACGATCTTATTATGACGAACCAAGGGGCCAGAAATTTGATGCGGGAACAACGTCACATAGCCGGCAAAAGACAAAAGATTTGCGTGGGCATCTGATGTCCTACGATAAACGTCGATCACATAACACATGGATTGGAAGGTGTAGAACGAGATACCAATCGGAAGAATCAAATTCAAAGAGGGAAGTGCTGCGTCCCCTACTCCCAACAAACGAACTAGACCGTTCGCGGAATCGACGAAGAAATTATAGTATTTGAAGAAACCCAAAATAGAAAGATTGGCGATCACTGAAGTCAGCAAAAGACCTTTTCGTTGCGCTTGAGTTTTCGAGTTATATATAGCCTTGGCGATATAGAAATCTAGAATCACCGTGAAAAACAAAAGAAACACATAGGTCGTGCTCCAGTAGCAATAGAACGCGACGCTCGAAAAGAACAAGAACCACTGCTGCAGAAGCTTTTTCTTGAGAAAATAATATCCCAACAACGTAATTGGTAAAAATACGAATAGAAAAATATAAGAGTTAAATAGCATGCCTAAGAAATATATTAGGACACCAAGGGAGTCTACAATTTAGCCTTCGGCCATAGACAATGACACGGCCAGCAAGCCAGCATTTATTTCGGCAGATTTTGATCAAGACTTCCCATCATTTCAATCACACCTTTGCAGGTAAAATGAACGCCATCCACCCAGAATTTGGATGATTGATCATCATGGGGAATTCCCTCAAAAAAGTTAACCACTCGTACTCCGGGACCCTTTATTTGCCCCAGCCAACTGATCCATTCCATATGATTGGTATAGATATCCGGATGCTCCACTTTTAGGCGCGCAATGAATTGAGGATGGTATGGCAAAATAACGATCTCAAGCTCAACGTGTTGATTTTGTAGTTTCGCCACCAGATTTTTGAAAGCTTCTTTTGCTTCATTAGCAGGAGGCTTGTTAATAATCCCTCGAACATAACGATCATATAGGATGTCTATTTCATTGCTCAAGCCCCGCCGACTTACTTGGGAAGTAAAACCTGGCTTTGCACAGTCAGTGTAATCCAGCTCGGAGCCCTCTCCCAAATCAGAAGAAGGAGGTAAATGATATCTAGATGCACGGAACGAGGCCCTGATTGTATCCCAGTCGATCAAAGATTTTAATATTTCAGAGCTTTGGTCAAAAGTTGAGCTTGAAAAGATATCCTGAATATAAGGACGTAGAGCTTTTGTTTTGTAAACATCCCCGTCAACAAAGGTCTTTGTTAGCTCAAAGTAATCTGCATACCAAATTACCTTTTTGATCTGTGCATGCTTGAGGGCGAAATCAATGAAGGATGTCTTAGTCACAATTCCAGCTGCAGGATAGGAAAGATTTAAAGTTTTAAGACCGCTCACTTGTTGGAGCCAATGTGGCGACGTGGATTCACCACGCGAAGAACCTAAGATTATTTGTTCAGCATCAGGATTTCTTAAAATAATTTGCGCAATTTGATAACGCCTATTTCGAGTTTTCTGATTTGCATCAATCTCTTTGCATAGAAAGCAATAGGGATCTACCGCCAAATTAAGTCCGACGATGGCGGCTAAAAAGAGAGCAATCAGGGAGCTTAAAATAAGAAGTGATTTTTTTGAACTCATGAGATTCTGGTAAAATAGCTTGCGTCCATTTCAGATGTCTATCAATAAGGAAAGCTAGGCTGTGTCATTGACAACCTAGCTTATAAAAAGACTAGAAAATTTTAGAGCAGAATGGCGCATTCACAGATTGCTGAGAAAGCTCTCTAAAGAAAGTCAGACCATCTTTTTTAAATCTTTCTTTGAATGGAGCAGAACTTTCAAAAACGCCCCAGCCACTAAAATCTGTACCGGTCTTTGCGCTGATTTGAGCGATGAACTCTTTCACGCGAGTGCTTCCATCTTTACCCTCTTTGAAGTTGTTGAAGTCACCCTCATGATAAGCCACAACCTCATCCGGGAAGATTATCAAAGGAGCCAATAGTTCAATCTCATTAGCATACATCGACACGACATTAGGTACCATTCGGCGAGAATCCACGCGAACAGCCAACAAACCACCATTTGGAACGGTCACTTGTTCACCTTTAATCGTCTTAGTGACATCACTCCCTAGGAAGCGCATTGCCACAAATGGATTATAAGTAAATGACAAGAAGCTGGAAGCTTTCGGGTCGCGAGCATGAGCCGTCATTTGGTCAGTGATTTTAATAGCCATAGCCTTGTCACCAAAAACTTTTTGACCTTCATCTCCATTCTTTTCACGATTTGTCGTTAAAGAACGCAGGCGACGAGTGTAACTGCCTTGATTTTTAGTCAAGACCGTCGACATAAAGGCGAATTTCTCTTCCCCGCCTTTGATTGTTTCCATTCTTTGGATCTTATCTGTTTTATAGTCAAGACCACGGAAAGCAACCGTGGTTTTAGAAAGATCTGGATGCTCAATCGCTTCTAACCAAGTTTTCCAGGCTTTGTATTCTGTAGGCTCCATGATTTGCCAAGGCAAGTAAGCCTCAAGCATATCGCGAACACCTTTGCGATCGTTCTTCAACATCAAATCATTAAGCTTCAACTCCATAGCTTCAAGCTTGTCCAAGGAGCCCGTTTCAGATCTCCATTTATCCAAGGCCTTTTGTTGTTGGCGAGCGAATTTTTCCGCTTTTTGATTGAGTTCTGTCACTTGTTTTTCAATATTCACGATATCTGCAGAAATTTGTCCTTCCCCATTAGGAAGAGCCGTCGGCGAACCATTTCTTAATGTTTGAAGAGCCTGTTGAGGGACATTCGACTGCATGATGGCCATCTCGATATTCTTCATGCGCGCCTGAGAAACAAGACTCCCCTCAGTCGCATTGAAATAACCTTCAGTCCATGAGTGCGGAGAATCGAACAATTTACCTAGAGCAGAAGATTTGGCGTAGTCACCAGGGATCGAATTCATAGAGACTTGAGCAAGATGAGTTAATGTCATCAATACAGAAATATCTTTAACAAGAAGCTCTGGATTCTTTAAAGCCGTATCATCAACCTGCACGGTAAGAACCAAATCTTTATCCGTATACTGCGGAATAATACGACTGTGGTGTTCGTTATTCACATTGGTGACTTTAACAATTTTTACCTGTGCAGCTCCGCGAAGCTTGCCGATATCATCTGTAGCAGAATTGGCGTTTACATAGTAATTGTTAATAGTATCCTGAATTTTCATAAGAGACTTCCAAGTCGTCTCTTCAACGGACTCAACGACTCCGGCATCGACCTGAACGGCCGCTGCGGCGTTCGCAGTAGCGGTCTGAGCAGTATGAGTTGCAGCTTGAGCGTTAGACTTCGACGTTGATGTCGTCTGCTGAGTTGGCGCAGCACTCTTTTTGAGAATCGCTGAAACCATCGCTTTGGCTGCATCTAAGATGCCGGCATGAGCCATATTGCCTTGCATAGTCACAGCAAGAACAACTGCCAAACATGGAATAGTTCTTTTTACAACATTACGGCTTCGCATCTCATACCTCCAGTAGTCTCAGTAATTTCACGGAAGCGTACGCCGCCGTTTTTGTCGATCTCTTTAGTTAGGCCCAATTTCTTTAGAATCTTGTTTTCATAGTGCGCAGCCAACACGCGTTTACTGCCGGCATTGAAGCGAAGAGCTCCGCGAGACTTTTCAGCATCAAAGTCTACAACTTCAATCTGTAAGTCCTTGCCCATCGTTTGCTTAATTTGCGCAAGCTCTTTGGCATACACAGATTCAGCATCCGCAGCCGTCATAGTGCCGATCATCAATTTAAGCGATAAAGCTTTCTTCGCATTCCAGGTGCCATTCATGAACTCGTCAGAGCCGACAATGGCAAAGTTAACTTGCTTGATCTTCTGAGCTAACAAATCCGTGGCGCCAGAGAACTTTTCAAGCTTATCCATCAAAAGCTGGCGATCAAAAGCTGGCTCCGCTTTAATCAAGGCTTCCAATTCCGCATCCGTTGACAAGCCTTTGCGCAAAGCCAATTGAGTCAATTGAGCTTTCGAAGTGATATCGCGAGAAGGCCTTAGAACGTCGATTTTATAATACATTCTTTGCACTGCCAACTCAGCCGAGATCATGTCCATATTGCCTACCGGAGCTTTGATTCCGCTTTGCATGAACAAGCTCTCAAGAAGCTTCATTTGACCATTTTTTCTTTTTCCAGAATCACTTGCAGCAACTGCCAGGGATTCATGTTCAGAGCCGACCACATCAGACACCAATAAATAAGGCT
The nucleotide sequence above comes from Bdellovibrio svalbardensis. Encoded proteins:
- a CDS encoding alpha/beta hydrolase-fold protein; the protein is MKHITSVIALLLVLVSSAVFAEANRDLSQQTEHNNSGYQSDYYCGTETQLGISFNYCIRNVDRTKNKDIVYFFHGLMGDEQSWFTQKFGTGMVERKWHFRGYDPTVITISFGEVWLLVNNHRFPLLPYFKDIIVPLLEKKVGGLGKGRRMLIGQSMGGLNALEAALQLPNLFSKVALLCPAITTVGPFASQDEIDAYIQRTGANPKNVKLMLSISKKVFINQNDWDKHDPLKLVSRYHGRKPEFYNSIGMQDDFGFQEGAEKFSKLAAKYGFKSQWVPLQGGHCNFDRRTTANFIMEGYKND
- a CDS encoding KH domain-containing protein, whose protein sequence is MTDIEPLKPYNPELKPKGSDVDQDAYREEIRVLIEKVIRFLVDEADSVTVTTYVGPKTTVYRVNCAKDNLGQVIGAQGKTIMGLRAVVHAMTARNGIRSIVEIPV
- a CDS encoding NADPH-dependent FMN reductase, with the translated sequence MSDKFKILAISGSTRKSSSNLNLIKAIAELSSELFAVNLFDGLTDLPHFNPDLDGENAPEQIIKFRQLLKDADGVLICTPEYAIGVPGTLKNAIDWTVSSMEFSQKPVALITASTSGEKAHASLLGTLLIIESKMTEESQLVISGIKSKVSDSGQITDQETLAQVQRLIDALGKMVRGEAVKMLPPPSLKC
- a CDS encoding MBOAT family O-acyltransferase translates to MLFNSYIFLFVFLPITLLGYYFLKKKLLQQWFLFFSSVAFYCYWSTTYVFLLFFTVILDFYIAKAIYNSKTQAQRKGLLLTSVIANLSILGFFKYYNFFVDSANGLVRLLGVGDAALPSLNLILPIGISFYTFQSMCYVIDVYRRTSDAHANLLSFAGYVTLFPHQISGPLVRHNKIVPQLESESTYVFQPDNFWRGCYFFIFGLAKKMMIADLIAAAVDPLIHNMPAASNLEALLAMLGYTFQLYFDFSGYSDMAVGLGLMMNIQFPQNFNSPYKSLSITEFWQRWHISLSAWLRDYLYISLGGNKTGKLNTYKNLLITMAVGGLWHGANWTYVVWGLFHGFALAIERFFKDRGWSVVRGKYLSWIWTFVLINIGWVFFRSPNFHIASIWLQKAFMLNSDRTWTLYHIALKHKDRFFVALGVAILAGFLAKNTWEFKFKPSFRNALILAFLFVICLTYMGEESPFLYFQF